A section of the Macadamia integrifolia cultivar HAES 741 chromosome 9, SCU_Mint_v3, whole genome shotgun sequence genome encodes:
- the LOC122089814 gene encoding ABC transporter B family member 19-like, whose protein sequence is MAETTVVKSMPEAEKKKEQSLSFYQLFSFADKYDWCLMIAGSLGAVVHGSAMPVFFLLFGDLINGFGKNQSDLKKMTGEVSKYALYYVYLAVIVCLSSYAEIACWMYSGERQVVTLRKKYLEAVLKQDVGFFDTDARTGDIVFSVSTDTLLVQDAISEKVGNFIHYLSTFLAGLVVGFISAWKLALLSVAVIPGIAFAGGLYAYTLTGLTSKSRESYSNAGIVAEQAIAQVRTVYSYVGESKALNSYSDAIQNTLKLGYKAGMAKGLGIGCTYGIACMSWALVFWYAGVFIRNGQTDGGKAFTAIFSAIVGGMSLGQSFSNLGAFSKGKSAGYKLTEIIKQKPSIIQDPSDGKCLTEVNGNIEFKDVTFSYPSRPDVIIFRDFTIFFPAGKTVAVVGGSGSGKSTVVSLIERFYDPNQGQVLLDNIDLRTLQLKWLRDQIGLVNQEPALFATTILENILYGKPAATIAEVEAAASAANAHSFITLLPNGYNTQVGERGVQLSGGQKQRIAIARAMFKNPKVLLLDEATSALDAGSESIVQEALDRLMVGRTTVVVAHRLSTIRNVDTIAVIQQGQVVETGTHDELIAKSGAYASLIRFQETARNRDLGAPSTCRSRSSRLSHSLSTKSLSLRSGSLRNLSYQYSTGADGRIEMISNADRKNPAPNRYFFRLLTLNAPEWPYAIMGAVGSVLSGFIGPTFAIVMSNMIEVFYYRDSTAMERKTKEFVFIYIGTGLYAVVAYLTQHYFFSIMGENLTTRVRRMMLAAILRNEVGWFDEEENNSSLVAARLATDAADVKSAIAERISVILQNMTSLLTSFIVAFIIEWRVALLTLATFPLLVLANFAQQLSLKGFAGDTAKAHAKTSMIAGEGVSNIRTVAAFNAQDKILSLFSHELRIPQRRSLHRSQSSGLLFGVSQLSLYASEALILWYGAHLVSKGISTFSKVIKVFVVLVITANSVAETVSLAPEIVRGGEAISSVFSILDRTTKIDPDDPEAEQVESIRGEIELRHIDFAYPARPELMVFKDLNLRIRAGQSQALVGASGSGKSSVIALIERFYDPLAGKVLIDGKDIRRLNLNSLRVKIGLVQQEPALFAASIFENIAYGKDGATEAEVIEAATAANVHGFVSGLPDGYKTPVGERGVQLSGGQKQRIAIARAVLKDPAVLLLDEATSALDAESECVLQEALERLMRGRTTVLVAHRLSTIRGVDSIGVIQDGRIVEQGSHTELISRADGAYSRLLQLQHHHI, encoded by the exons ATGGCGGAAACAACTGTTGTGAAAAGTATGCCAGAAgctgagaagaagaaagagcagagcCTCTCATTTTACCAACTCTTTTCTTTTGCGGACAAGTACGATTGGTGTTTGATGATAGCAGGAAGCTTGGGTGCCGTCGTTCATGGCTCTGCCATGCCGGTTTTCTTCCTCCTGTTCGGAGATTTAATTAATGGATTTGGCAAAAATCAGTCCGATTTGAAGAAAATGACGGGCGAAGTCTCCAAG TATGCGCTCTACTACGTCTATCTTGCAGTCATTGTATGCTTATCATCCTATGCAG AAATCGCTTGTTGGATGTATTCGGGAGAGAGACAAGTGGTTACACTGAGGAAGAAGTATTTGGAAGCAGTGCTAAAGCAAGACGTTGGGTTCTTCGACACAGACGCAAGAACTGGGGACATCGTTTTTAGCGTTTCCACAGACACTCTTCTCGTCCAAGACGCCATTAGTGAGAAG GTGGGCAATTTCATACACTACCTTTCGACCTTTCTTGCCGGGTTAGTGGTAGGTTTCATATCGGCATGGAAGCTGGCACTACTGAGCGTGGCCGTGATTCCAGGAATTGCCTTCGCTGGAGGTCTGTACGCGTACACTCTCACGGGACTTACTTCCAAGAGTCGAGAATCGTACTCCAATGCAGGCATCGTCGCCGAGCAG GCAATTGCCCAAGTTCGGACGGTTTACTCGTACGTGGGAGAGAGTAAGGCATTGAACTCCTATTCCGATGCAATACAGAACACATTAAAACTCGGATACAAGGCTGGGATGGCCAAGGGCCTTGGAATTGGATGCACCTATGGTATTGCATGCATGTCTTGGGCCCTTGTGTTCTGGTATGCCGGAGTTTTTATCAGGAATGGGCAGACGGATGGTGGGAAGGCCTTCACTGCAATTTTCTCTGCCATTGTTGGTGGCAT GAGCTTGGGTCAGTCATTTTCAAATCTTGGTGCATTCAGCAAAGGGAAATCAGCTGGATACAAGCTTACGGAGATTATCAAGCAGAAACCCTCCATAATTCAAGACCCTTCAGATGGGAAGTGTTTGACTGAGGTTAATGGGAATATAGAGTTTAAAGATGTTACATTTAGCTATCCATCACGGCCAGATGTCATCATCTTCCGGGATttcacaattttcttccctgcgGGGAAAACAGTTGCCGTGGTTGGAGGCAGTGGATCAGGGAAGAGCACTGTAGTTTCTCTTATTGAAAGGTTCTATGATCCTAATCAGG GGCAGGTATTGTTGGACAATATAGATCTAAGGACCTTGCAATTGAAGTGGTTAAGGGATCAGATTGGTTTAGTGAACCAAGAACCAGCTTTGTTTGCAACTACCATTCTTGAGAACATACTTTATGGAAAACCTGCAGCAACCATTGCAGAAGTGGAAGCTGCTGCTTCTGCTGCAAATGCTCATAGCTTCATTACTTTGCTTCCAAATGGTTATAATACACAA GTAGGAGAGCGAGGAGTTCAGCTCTCTGGTGGGCAGAAACAGAGAATTGCCATTGCGAGAGCAATGTTTAAGAATCCGAAGGTCCTCCTCCTTGATGAAGCTACTAGTGCTCTTGATGCAGGCTCAGAAAGCATTGTCCAAGAGGCTCTGGACCGACTCATGGTTGGGAGAACTACAGTTGTTGTTGCCCATCGCCTCTCCACAATAAGAAATGTTGACACAATTGCTGTTATTCAGCAAGGTCAAGTTGTCGAGACTGGAACCCATGATGAACTAATTGCCAAATCTGGAGCTTATGCATCCTTAATCCGATTCCAGGAAACAGCGAGAAACAGAGATCTTGGGGCTCCTTCGACCTGTCGTTCAAGGTCATCACGTTTGAGCCACTCTCTTTCTACAAAGTCTCTAAGCTTGAGGTCTGGTAGTTTAAGGAACTTGAGCTATCAGTATAGTACAGGGGCTGATGGTCGGATCGAGATGATTTCGAATGCTGACCGCAAGAACCCAGCACCTAATAGATACTTCTTCCGACTTCTGACGTTGAATGCACCTGAATGGCCTTATGCAATAATGGGGGCTGTTGGATCAGTGCTGTCTGGGTTTATTGGCCCAACATTTGCAATCGTTATGAGCAACATGATCGAGGTGTTCTACTACAGGGATTCTACTGCCATGGAGAGGAAAACAAAAGAGTTTGTCTTCATATACATTGGGACAGGGCTATATGCTGTTGTGGCATACTTGACACAGCACTATTTCTTTAGTATAATGGGGGAGAACCTGACAACTAGAGTGAGGCGGATGATGCTTGCAG CAATCCTGAGGAACGAAGTGGGGTGGTTCGATGAGGAGGAAAACAATTCAAGCCTCGTCGCAGCTCGCCTAGCTACTGATGCAGCAGATGTGAAATCCGCCATTGCTGAGAGGATCTCTGTTATACTGCAAAACATGACATCGCTGCTAACATCATTCATAGTTGCTTTCATAATCGAATGGAGGGTTGCGCTTCTTACCCTCGCAACATTCCCTCTTCTAGTCCTGGCCAACTTTGCCCAG CAACTTTCTTTGAAAGGTTTTGCCGGAGACACAGCCAAGGCACATGCCAAGACAAGCATGATTGCAGGAGAAGGTGTGAGCAACATCCGCACCGTGGCAGCCTTTAATGCCCAGGACAAGATCCTGTCCCTCTTCAGCCATGAGTTACGTATACCACAGAGGCGAAGCCTTCATCGCAGCCAGTCTTCTGGGCTTCTCTTTGGGGTCTCCCAGCTCTCTCTTTATGCCTCTGAGGCTCTTATACTCTGGTACGGTGCACATCTTGTCAGTAAAGGCATCTCTACCTTCTCCAAGGTCATCAAGGTCTTCGTTGTCCTTGTTATCACTGCAAATTCAGTAGCAGAGACTGTTAGCCTTGCCCCTGAGATAGTAAGGGGAGGAGAGGCTATTAGCTCTGTCTTCTCAATTCTTGATCGCACTACCAAGATTGATCCAGATGACCCAGAGGCTGAACAAGTTGAGTCAATCCGGGGGGAGATTGAGCTTCGCCACATTGACTTTGCTTACCCAGCTAGACCTGAGCTCATGGTGTTTAAAGATCTCAACCTCAGGATCCGAGCTGGGCAGAGTCAAGCTCTTGTTGGTGCCAGTGGGTCCGGCAAGAGCTCTGTAATTGCACTGATCGAGCGCTTCTATGATCCATTGGCTGGGAAAGTTCTGATTGATGGAAAAGACATTCGGCGGCTTAACTTGAACTCCCTCAGGGTCAAGATTGGGTTGGTTCAACAAGAGCCAGCCCTGTTTGCTGCAAGCATTTTTGAGAACATTGCCTATGGGAAGGATGGAGCTACAGAGGCTGAAGTAATTGAGGCAGCTACTGCTGCCAATGTGCATGGGTTCGTATCTGGATTACCGGATGGGTATAAAACACctgtgggagagagaggagtgcAACTCTCAGGTGGACAGAAGCAGAGAATTGCGATTGCTAGGGCTGTGCTCAAGGACCCAGCAGTTTTACTACTGGATGAGGCAACAAGCGCATTAGACGCAGAGTCAGAGTGTGTCCTCCAAGAAGCCCTTGAAAGGCTGATGAGGGGGCGGACAACAGTGCTTGTAGCCCACAGGCTCTCAACTATTAGAGGGGTGGACAGCATTGGTGTGATTCAGGATGGCCGCATTGTAGAACAAGGCAGCCACACTGAGCTGATCAGCCGGGCCGATGGAGCTTATTCAAGGCTCCTGCAGTTGCAGCACCATCACATTTGA